The following proteins are encoded in a genomic region of Takifugu flavidus isolate HTHZ2018 chromosome 3, ASM371156v2, whole genome shotgun sequence:
- the nhlh2 gene encoding helix-loop-helix protein 2 has translation MMLSPDQAETDLSWTQSDSETMLNGFKSTGCTSDEPAEGEERAKCKADPPLSREEKRRRRRATAKYRSAHATRERIRVEAFNVAFAELRKLLPTLPPDKKLSKIEILRLAICYISYLNHVLDV, from the coding sequence ATGATGCTGAGTCCGGACCAGGCTGAGACGGACCTGTCATGGACTCAGTCCGACTCGGAGACCATGCTCAACGGCTTTAAGTCGACTGGCTGCACCTCGGACGAACCGGCGGAGGGCGAGGAGCGAGCGAAATGCAAAGCCGACCCTCCTCTGAGCCgcgaggagaagaggaggaggcggagggccACGGCCAAGTACCGCTCGGCCCACGCCACCAGAGAGAGGATCCGGGTGGAGGCGTTTAACGTGGCCTTCGCGGAGCTAAGGAAATTACTCCCCACGTTGCCCCCGGACAAGAAACTCTCCAAGATCGAGATACTCAGACTGGCTATTTGCTATATATCCTATCTCAATCACGTCCTGGATGTCTAA